From a region of the Cygnus atratus isolate AKBS03 ecotype Queensland, Australia chromosome 3, CAtr_DNAZoo_HiC_assembly, whole genome shotgun sequence genome:
- the FUT9 gene encoding 4-galactosyl-N-acetylglucosaminide 3-alpha-L-fucosyltransferase 9: MTSTSKGIFRPFLIIFIVLGCFMAFILIYIKPTNSWISGPIESASSVLKMKSFFSSKTDNVNETTILIWVWPFGQTFDLTSCQTMFNIHGCHLTIDRSLYNKSHAVLIHHRDISWDLTNLPQQARPPFQKWIWMNLESPTHTPQKSGIEHLFNLTLTYRRDSDIQVPYGFMMVGTSSFTYEVPSKENLVCWVVSNWNPEHARVKYYNELSKYIEIHTYGQAFGDYVNDKNLIPTISTCKFYLSFENSIHKDYITEKLYNALLAGSVPVVLGPSRENYENYIPSDSFIHVEDFLSPRELAEYLLMLDKNNKMYLSYFNWKKDFSVHLPRFWESHACLACDHVKRHQEYKSIGNLEKWFWN, translated from the coding sequence ATGACATCGACATCTAAAGGAATTTTCCGGCCATTTTTGATTATCTTCATTGTCCTTGGTTGTTTCATGGCATTTATACTAATTTATATTAAACCAACAAACAGTTGGATCTCTGGTCCTATAGAATCAGCCagctcagttttgaaaatgaagagcttcttttcttccaaaactgaTAATGTTAACGAGACTACTATTTTGATCTGGGTTTGGCCATTTGGTCAGACATTTGATCTAACATCCTGCCAAACAATGTTCAACATCCATGGGTGCCATCTGACTATTGACCGCTCACTATATAACAAATCCCATGCAGTTCTCATTCATCACAGGGACATTAGCTGGGATCTGACTAATTTACCTCAGCAAGCCAGGCCACCATTCCAGAAATGGATTTGGATGAACTTGGAGTCTCCAACTCATACTCCACAAAAGAGTGGCATTGAACACCTCTTTAACCTGACCCTGACTTACCGGCGTGATTCAGATATTCAGGTGCCTTATGGCTTCATGATGGTCGGTACAAGTTCCTTTACATATGAAGTGCCAAGTAAAGAAAACTTGGTGTGTTGGGTTGTAAGTAACTGGAACCCTGAGCATGCTCGAGTCAAGTATTACAATGAGCTTAGCAAATACATTGAAATCCATACCTATGGGCAAGCCTTCGGAGACTACGTCAATGACAAAAACTTAATTCCAACTATCTCTACTTGTAAATTCTacctttcatttgaaaattcaaTCCACAAAGATTATATTACTGAGAAACTTTACAATGCTCTTCTGGCTGGATCAGTACCAGTTGTACTGGGCCCTTCCAGAGAAAACTATGAGAATTACATTCCATCAGATTCTTTCATACACGTGGAAGATTTTCTCTCCCCAAGAGAGCTGGCAGAATATCTTCTAATGCTTGACAAAAATAACAAGATGTACCTTAGTTATTTCAACTGGAAGAAGGATTTCTCAGTGCATCTTCCTAGGTTTTGGGAATCACATGCATGTCTTGCTTGTGATCATGTGAAAAGACACCAGGAATACAAGTCAATtggaaatttagaaaaatggttttggaattaa